The DNA sequence GGGCGAGCCCTTGCGGTTAATTAATAGTAATGTTTTATTAACGGTGTAGTTGTGCTATATATTCCGCTAATAAGTACCCCGAACGAATAAAAAGAGGGCAGGGGAAAAGCACACCCAATACTTATATTACTGCTTATACCTCACCTTTGAATAACGCAGGCAGCTCTTGAAAAGAGGGAAGAAGCAATGAAAAAACTCACGACTCTTAGCATCTTATCGAAACAACGCTTTTAAAATTAAGGATTTGAAATTGAGCAAGAGTCAACTTTATTCAGATCAtattaagcaataaaaagaaCCTTACGCCGCTTTGGAAGACTGTTGTAGCCAAcagtgctactcagagtagacccattgaaatttatgAATCCAAGTTGCATCTATCTATTTATTGTCTTTTTAATTTCAGGTCTGCTGTGCATATGACAACGTTGACTACAGCACTAATAAATCTGTTACAGCTTTATTTATAGTTTACTTTTCACCATGCATTCCCAATACAAAGttggatactgctttaaacaacaCACTAGCCGTTTCGTGCTGCATAACAACACCAATAGATTGTGTTGTTATGCAGCAACACTGCAGAGTGAGTGGTACACTTAACTTGGCCTTTGCTGGGGGTAGATGCAGTGCTAAAGCTCTGAAAGGAGTACATTCCGCAACTTGGGGGCACCTCAGAGAAGCTCCTTCCATGTACCATCACCCCACCAGCTTAACAGGATGGTGAAACTGCCTGCTGGGCTTTCCTGCAGATCTTAAGACAGGTTTATAAGTGaaggtgtgctttttattttgggACTGCAGattatttagggctttatatgccaGTGCAAGAGCCATGAGTCTTCCCCCCTTGGCATTGTGTTAAAACACACTTGAATGTTCCAGACCAGGAAACTAAAACTTAAGCTCCTGTTGAGGTGGTCAAAAATGATCAGTTAAGCAAGGGCATTTGATTAGCAGCCCCTGTCTGCTACTTAGCCTCTTAATTCCTATGGAAACAGTAAGGGTGTACCTAGTTTTCCACACGTCTTCTCcattttaactttatttttgttAAACAAATAATGACACAGTGTAATATGTCATGttttgttgttcatctgaggttttatttacctaattttaacacctgctaaggaacagatgATTGTTATTTTGTCCTAacatgtaaaaccacagaattcaaagagggtgtaCTTTCTTTTCCTCATGACTGTACTTGGGTGTTGCAAAACATATTCTCTTTTTGCTGCAGTAGGGTAATAATGTGTGTTGcagttatttatatcccacatttcaggatacaaatcctttgaagatggctttaaagaaattattaaacaactttaaaaaacaacaagcaatatcaacattttcaaaaccaACAGGATGTTTCCCACAATACAgtttattgtgttgtgttgtgttgtaggGGAGACAGGGAGCAGGTTGATAATGACTTTGCCTGGCTCCCGTTTCTCATGCAGTCCTCCATACATGGTCATGTCTTTTGAATATATTAAGGAATAAACATACAGAAACAGAATTAAAAATCACAGATGAAATGAGGGAATAACCTATTTGCGGTCATTGAgaatatagctatatctgaatgGAAACACATTGGCTGCTCCTGCTGTAGACAGTGCTGTGCTATATGGACCACTGACCACTTTAAGTATAATATAGCTTTGAATTATTCCCTGAAAATTCAGCTTAGTCACTTCTCCCCAGAAATGAAGCTTAACAAGCAGATAAAGAGATTAGAATTACCAAAAAAGGACTTATGACTTTTCCTTGTGGTATACATGCTTTGTATTCAAAAGGTTTGAGGTGTTATTCTTAagcatctctaggcagggctggcaAAAACTCATGTATGAAACGGTGGAGAGTTTCTCCCATGCAGTGTCAAGATACAGttatacaaggcagcttcttatgcacCTCATTGTGAATGTCTCACTTAGGGGGACTTGGGACCCTTTAATCCTGGGCTGCCTGTGGATGTGCCTCTCTGGCTGGCTATCAACCTAAAGCAAAGACAGAAGTGTCGACTTATACCTCCAGAATGGATGGATGTAGGTAAGAACTATCACCTGCAAGTAAGTTATTAACTGTGAGTGGCCTCTCATAGGAGTTGGATCTTTGCTGCTTGAGTTGAAGTTATTGTTTCTCAGTTGCTAGAAGatcttttattgcttttaaaatttgtttacCTGGCTATCTATCCACATTTATCGCTGCATCTCAGCATAGGTTTTAAAAATTCTGATTGAACGTTGCAGTTTCTAAAGTTCTTAACTTCttattaatgttttaaaaataatgtactTGTTTCAAAAATGGAAAGCTATATTATTTTCAGCAATATGTGATATAGGCAGTGCTCTGAttcttgtatgtatgtattacacacacacacaatgttgtaTCAAAAATATATCAActgtttacaacaatataaaaaataagtttAACAAGTGAATTCTAAGACATCAAGAATTATGATTATATTAGTGTGCTTTAACCTTGATTTCAAATACTGTATGTGTTTTCATGGCAAATCATGTTTGTTCACAAAGGTCTATAGTAGTGAGATGATTGCTCATTCATGTTAAGCACAACTCTATCTAACTTGCTGACTTGTGCTATTATCACACCAGGCTTTTTGAGTCTTGATGGAGAATGGCTTCACAATAGAGGTGCCGATTCCTTTAGGAGCCTTAGTAGTACTGTTACTGAACATGACAGCATGCTAGCTAGACTAACAGATTCCTGTTAATAGCTTTTCATTGCTAAAGCTCCTCCATGGGAATGCTGTCTCTTCTTGATGCAGTGTATTGATGAAGTGGTTGTTCCTGCAGGATTTATTTCTGCTGGAAGCAGGAAATTACAGCATCTAGTTCTTTGTATACCATACCTCTTTTTGATCActttctagaaaaactggagcaAATTCGGGATCAGGAGCGCAAGGAAGATACTTTCACTCCAATGCCTAGCCCATTCTACATGGAATTAAcaaagttgttgctgaactaGTGAGTGTTTATTGATTTAATTAGAAAACATATCCTGATATTCCAATGTATTTGCCTAGCTCAGGGTAGCTTACAGTTAAAAGCCAAATCATTCCATGAAAAGAATCCTCACTGGCAAGATTTCTAGTTGACAGTTCTAATATGAACAATTtagtgaacaaacaaacaaacaaactagggtCACATTGGATTTCATCTAGATGATGAGGAATTTTATATATGAGAGAATGACAGCCAGGAGTGAACATTAAATGAACATTGTCCAGAGTGCTTATCAAATGCAGATGTTTACGTCTATTAGTATGGTGCTTAACTTTTGTTGTAATGGCACTATATCTCTTCTGTAACCTTTAGCTTCAAAACTAGGTTGACACAGAGTTCAGTATTCTCatatgcaatacagtggtaccccgcaagacgaatgcctcgcacaacgaaaaactcgcaaaacgaaagggttttgtgagtttttagttgactcacgagacgaattcgtctatggctgtttttcgcaagacgaattcgtctggcgaggtaccactgtgagccgccggagccgcgttttaaggctgcagcgagcgctgcagctttaaaacgcggcatcgcgccatagctaaaaaggcttaccttttggctccggtgtgtgggggggtgttttccgcgtcgcgtccgccattttggatcgactcagacatgcgcagtcgatccaaaatggcgggcgcgacgcggaaaacacccccccacacaacggagccaaaaggtaagccctcccgaccggcacggcgccgcgttttaaggctccagcgagcgctgcagctttaaaacgcggcgtcgcgccgcagctaaaaaggcttaccttttggctccggtggtggggggtgttttctgcatcgcgcccgccattttggatcgactgcgcatgtctgagtcgatccaaaatggcgggcgtgacgcggaaaacacccccccacacaccggagccaaaaggtaagccctcccgaccggcacggcactgcgttttaaggctccagcgagcgctgcagctttaaaacgcggcgtcgcgccgcagctaaaaaggcttaccttttggctccggtgtggggggggggtgttttccgcgtcgcgcccgccattttggatcgactgcgcatgtctgagtcgatccaaaatggcggacgcgacgcagaaaacacccccaccaccaccggagccaaaaggtaagcctttttagctgcggcgcgacgccgcgttttaaagctgcagcgctcgccggagccttaaaacgcggcgccgtgccggtcgggaggggcgcggcttaccttttggctccggtggggggggggtcttttccgcgtcgcgtccgccattttggatcgactgcgcatatctgagtcgatccaaaatggcggacgcgactcggaaacccccccccccaccggagccaaaaggtaagcctttttagctacggcgcattttaaagctgcagcgggcgaacagttcgctcgctgcagccttaaaatgcggcgccgcgcggctccggtgccggccggcgccccttccaaccggcgctccctgacttttttcccataggaacgcattaattaaattttgcCTCGcaaaacggtgcctcgcaagacgaaatttccgcaagacgaaaagtcttgcggaacgaattaatttcgtcttgcgaggtaccactgtaatgtagaATTCAGCTCATCCAGTGTTTTGCAGCTTCAAATATGGGGAAAATAAACAACTGCTGCTTTAGAAGCTGATGAATATTGCTTATGTCCAGCAATTTATGAAATGAGCATACAAAGTGACAATTGTTCTTTAGTAGCCTATtctaggaatgtaggaagcttaCCTTTTAAAGAGTCAcgccactggtccatttagctcagtgttttctgcaccgactggcagtggctttcttcTCTTGCTTATTTCACATTAAtgttttagattcaggtaggtagccgtgttggtctgacgcagtggaaatatatataaaaattttaaaaaatgtccagtagcaccttagagaccaagtttgttctgggtataagctttcgtgtgcatgcacacacagctatctgaagaagtgtgcatgcacatgaaaaattatacccagaacaaacttagttgatctccaAGATGCTAGtggacaatttatatatatattaatgttttaattaattttagaATATGTAGTGCTGTTTTAATATGTTGTGATGGTATAGTGGAAGGTAGTTTTGAAATACTTATAAAATATCTagaggtgccaggaattgaatctgggaccatttgcatgcaaagcagatgctctaccactgaagtaCAGTTCTTCACCCATTTTGATAACTTTCCCTTCTCCATTAGTGCTGTGGACAATATTCCAAAGGCAGATGAGATCCGAACATTGGTTAAGGATATCTGGGACACTCGAATTTCAAAACTTCGGTTGTCTGCTGATAGCTTTGTTAGACAGCAGGAAGCTCATGCCAGGGTAAGAGGAATCTGATGAGTTGCTAAGTTCTGTATGTAATACATGAAAATATATGAGGAGTACATGTTCAAGCAGTGTGTTGTGGGAGTCATCTAAAATTGATAGTGAAAGTGGCAATGGTTTCCTAGTTAGCAAGAAATGGCGGAAGCAggtctgctttttgtattttgattGCTGCTCTTCTGACACTGATTTATGCTTGCAAGCATTGTATAGTCTTTTGTATGAATGTTTGCAACTTTGCTTTGAATGTTGTGAATCAACTGTGCACTGCATCTTACTTATTGAATGATGATACGTATGCATTGATCTTGCCATTATGTACAGCACTAGAGAGCTCCAGTCAAATGCATCTTCTTGCTGCTTAGATGCATGAAGCAAGTCTATTCTTGAAATACTTGTGCACATTTGTAGATGTGCTCCCTTAATCTGTATTATGTGAAACCACCCTATTTTCTAGTTTGGTTCCATATCAGGATGTTGGGACATATACTGTATAAACATCATGTATGTATGTGAAACAGTTCAGATactacagcagcctttcccaaccctgaTGTTttaactacaactct is a window from the Lacerta agilis isolate rLacAgi1 chromosome 8, rLacAgi1.pri, whole genome shotgun sequence genome containing:
- the GINS2 gene encoding DNA replication complex GINS protein PSF2, with translation MDPAEAEFLAEQELVTIIPNFSMDRIYLIGGDLGPFNPGLPVDVPLWLAINLKQRQKCRLIPPEWMDVEKLEQIRDQERKEDTFTPMPSPFYMELTKLLLNYAVDNIPKADEIRTLVKDIWDTRISKLRLSADSFVRQQEAHARLDNLTLMEINTTGAFLTQALDHMYKLRTNLQPGESAPSQDF